TTCCAGGTTTTACATGATGATATTCAATAATTTTATAAGGAATTCCATCAAGTTCAATATTTAAATATTTTTTTAAATCACTCATTGAATAAGCCATAATTTCTCCTTTTTAAATTTCTGCATATGCAACACTTAGTGCTGCTTTAAGTTTTTTTAGTTCATTTAAAACTTCTTCATTAACATCATTATCAACAATTATTACAGCCATTGCTTGACATTCTTTATTTCTACCAAGTCTAAAATCTGCAATATTAATATTATGTTTTGCAAGAGTCATACCAACTTCTCCAATCACACCTGGAACATCAGTGTTTTTAAAGAAAATCATTTTACCTTTTGGCTCAAACTCTAAATCAAATCCTTTAAATTCAACTACTCTTGGATGATTTTCTAACATTGTACCACTAATTGAATATTCACCTTCATCAGTTAATACTTTTATTTGAACTAAATTTTTGTAAGTTTCATTTTTTTCTTTTTTAACTTCTGTTTCAATTCCTTTTTCCTCAGCTAAAACTAACGCATTAACATAATTTACATTATCAGTAATATTTTTTAAAAGTCCAACTAACGAAAAAGTAAGAACTGATTTTTCTTCGTTTGAAATATCACCACTTAAACTAACTTTTACTTTTTTGATTGGTTTCTTAATAATTTGTGAGAGTAAATAGCTCATTTTTTGAGCAAGTTCTAAATATTTTATTACCCACTCAGGTGTATTTGCTGTATTAATAGGAAGATTTAGAGCATTTGGATAACTACTACCTCTTAAAGCCTCTATTATAGCTTCTGCTGCTTGAATTGCAATTCTTTGTTGCGATTCTTTTGTATTTGCTCCAATGTGTGGAGTTACTGATGTGTTTTCTAGCTCGAAAAATGGATGTTCAGTTACAGGTTCTTTTTCAAAAACATCTATACCAAGCCATCTTATTTTTCCTGATTTAAGCCCTTCATAAACATCATTTTCATTATAAAGACCACCTCTTGCACAATTTATTAAAACTACTCCATCTTTCATTTTTTCAATCTCTTTTTTTGTAATCATATTGATAGTCTCAGGAGTTTTTGGAGTATGTATTGTTATAAAATCACACTTTAATATTTCATCAAAATCTGTTGTATATTTACATCCTAAATCAGTAGCTTTACTTGGGTCAATATAAGGGTCATAAGCAATTACATCCATTTCTAATGCTTTTGCTCTAATCCCAACTCTACTTCCAATATTTCCAAATCCTATAATCCCAAGTTTTTTTCCAGCAAGTTCGATTCCAAGCCATTTTTCTCTATTCCATTCATGTTCTTTTTTTAGATTCCATACTGCATTTGTAAAACTTCTTGCAGCTGTCAGTAGATGTGCCATTGTAAGCTCTACTGCTGCAAGAGTATTTGCAGTTGGAATGTTCATAACAATAATTCCTCTTTTAGAACAAGCCTCTATATCAACATTATCTACTCCAACACCAGCCCTAACAATAGCTTTTAATTTTTTTGCATGAGATAAAAACTTCTCATCAACAGGAGTAGGACTTCTTGTAATAACACCATCAGCATCTTCAATTATTTTTAATAACTCATCTTTTGGAGTTTTACTTGCATCAACTACTTCAATATCTTTTGCTTTTTTCAAAATCTCAACTCCAGCTGGATGTATTGGGTCACAAATTACAGCTTTCATTTAAATCCTTTGCTTTATTTTTTGAATTTTAACTTTAAAATTATACTCTTTAAAAAGATTTAATATCTTTTCAGCTTCATTTAAATTTCTAAAAAGGATATAAATTTTACTTCCATTTTTATTTTCTACTAATGAATAAATTAAATTATTATTTTTTAATATCGTTTTTATATTAAAAAGTTCAAACCTATCATTAATATTAACAATTACTTTATAGACATACACATATTTATAATTCCTAAAATCAATATGCATTGCCATTATTTTGGCAGGAAAATTGTAAATAACAGGTGTTTTTATTTGTTCTTTTTTTAAATTTTCAATTTTTTTTAAATTTTGATTATTATTAAAACTAATTTGTGGTTTTGAAATATTAACATAAATTATTACTAAAATAGATAAAGTTATAAAAAATAAAAAAGAGATGAAAATTTTCATTCTGAAAGTTTGATTTTATTACCATTCATTTCAATAATCTTACCAACAAATTCATCTCCAATTTTGTATTCGTTATTATAATCTTCTTTTCTAACAAGTGCTTCAATATCTCCTAAGTCTATAAACATACCAAAATCAGTAATATATTTAACTTTACCTTTTACCTCATCGCCAATATTATTATTTTTTGCAAATGCCTCATAAGGGTCTGGCAAAGCATCTTTTCTTGAAACAATAACCTTATTTTCTTCTGGTGAAATTGTGATTACTTTAAATTCCATCTTATCACCAATTTCAAAAATATCACTTGCCTTTTCACCTTTTTTAAATGAAGCAAATTTATTTGGCATTAATACACTAATTCCATCAACCTCAACAAATGCCCCAACATTTATAAATTTAGTAATTATACCTACAACAATATCACCTACTTTATATTTTTTTGCAAATTCTTCTGCAGGTTTAGTTAAAAGATTTTTTCTTGTAACTCTTAGTTTTTCTTCTTCAGGATTAATTTCAACTATTTCTACTTCAATCTCTTCTCCTAATGTTAAATCATTTTTACCATCCCAATTAATTTCGCTAATATGTAAAAATCCTTCAACTCCATTTCCTAAGTCAACAAATGCTCCATAATCTGTAATATGAGAAACCGTTACTTTGATTCTATCACCTGGATTTAAGTCTTTTACTTCTTCCCAAGGATTAGGTAATACTTTTTTTATAGAAAATACTCTTCTATCAGGGTCAATTAATATAACTTCAATTTCATCACCCTCATCAAAATACTTTTTATGGTCTATTTTTCTATAAAAAATTTCATCTCTTGGGACAAATCCACTAATACCATTAATATCTATTACTAATCCACTTGGTTTTACTTTTACAACTTTTGCATTAACAATTTTATCTTTTAAGTTTTCAATCTCTTTTTTAACATCATTCAAATAAGCTTTTCTATCTACTACAACTGAATTTTGTTTAAACTCTTTTACTTTTGCTTTTATAGTTTTACCAACTACACTTTCATCTTCTTTAAGGCCACTAAGACTTTTTGGTAAAAAAAACTCAACCCCATCTTTTCTACCTACAAATCCACCTTTTATAATTTTATCAATTTGAAACTCTACTACATCACCAATTTTTAAATTATTCATGTCACTTCCTTTATTTTTGAGATTATTTTTTCTACAAGCCACTCTGGCGTTGAAGCACCAGCACTAATACCACAAATTCTTTTATTTTTGAACCAATTTTTATTGATTTCACTTTCATCTTCTACTAAATAACTTTCACAATTTTCTTTTGCAATATTATATAGCTGCTTTGTATTAGAAGAATTTTTACCACCAATAATAATCATTATATCTGCTTCTTGGCTTAATTCTCTTACTGCATCTTGATTTTCAAAAGTAGCATTACAAATAGTATTAAAAACTCTTACTTCCTTATAATTTTTAATTAAGTAATTGGTGATTTTTAGATAATCTTCAATTTTTCTTGTAGTTTGAGCAACAACTGCAATTTTTTCATGAAGTCTTATATTTTCTAATTCATTAGGAGATAAAACAACATAAACTCTATTATGAACAGAGTAACTCATAACTCCTTTTATTTCTGGATGATTTTTATCTCCAAAAATCACTATATCATATCCACTTCTACTCATCTCTTCTACTATTTCTTGTGGTTTTTTTACAAAAGGACAAGTTGCATCAATAATTTCTACATTTTTTTCTTTTAATTTTTCTAAGTTATTTTTAGGAATACCGTGTGTTCTTACTATTACTCGTTTTATATTTTTATCAATATTCTCTAACGAATCTACAAACTTTACATTATAGTTTTTTGCAAGCCTTTCAATTTCAAGAGGATTATGAATTAAAGGACCAAGAGTTACTGCATTTTTTGAACTCTCAGCAATTTCAACTGCCCTTTTTACTCCAAAACAAAACCCATAACTTTTTGCTTTTTTAATCAACATCCATTATCCTATATTTAGCAACTTTACTTAAAAGTTTAAAAAAGTTAGGAAACGACGTATTAATACACTCAGCCTGTTGTATCTTCATACCTGATAAAATACCAAGTATAGCAAAGCTCATAGCTATTCTATGGTCACCAAAAGAATCGATTAATGCACTTTTTACATCTCCTCCTATAATCTCATATCCATCTTCAAATTCTTTTGCCTCAACTCCGCATTTTTTGAGATTTTCAACTACTGCTTTTATTCTATCACTCTCTTTTACTCGAAGTTCTTTTGCTCCTCTTACAATACTTTTACCATGAGCAACTGCCATTGCCATTGCAAGAGCTGGAAGTTCATCAATAAGCCAAGGAATATTATTACTAACTTCTACTGCTTGTAATTGATTTCCTTTTACAACAATATCTCCAATTGGCTCATATTTATCCTCTTTTAAAATATATTCTATTGTAGCCCCCATTTTTTCTAATACTTTATATGCTTCAATACGTGTTTGATTTAAAGTAACATTTTTAATTATTGCAGTAGAGTTAGTAATTGCAGCAGCCACCGCAAAGAAAAATGCACTACTTGGGTCATTTGGAACAGTTATATTTAACGGATTTAATTTCTCTTTTAATGGAGCAATATTAACTCTCCATTTTCCATTTTCCATTTTACATTCAATATCTGCTCCCATACCTTTTAGCATTCTCTCAGTGTGATCTCTACTTAAAAATGGTTCTATATATGTTGAAATATCATTTGTATTTAAAGCTGCAAGAATCATAGCAGATTTTACTTGAGCAGATGCTATTTTACTTTCATATTTAAATGATTTTAATTTACCTCCTCTAATAGAAAGAGGAGCTAAATTTGCATTTTCTCTTCCATCAATTTTCGCTCCAATACTAATTAAAGGAGCTGAAATCCTTTTCATTGGTCTTCTTCTTAAATATTCATCACCAGTTAACACAAAAAAACCATCAACTCCTGCTAACAATCCTGAATAAATTCTTATAGTAGTCCCACTATTGCCACAATATAAAACATCATCAGCTTCTTTTATCTTTTTAGGAGCAATTATTTTTATAACATCACCATTATCCTCTATTTTCGCTCCAAGTTTTTTTGCAATTTCAAGTGAATTTAGAGTATCTTCTGCTCTTAAATAATTCTTAATAATATTTTCTCCATTAGTTAAAAGTGAAAAAATGGCACATCTATGAGAAATAGATTTATCAGCATCAACCAAAAACTCTTCATTAAATTGCTTACCACTAAAAACTTCCAAAATCATCTAAGCTTAATTCCTTTTTCTGCTAAACTTTTTAAAATTTTCTCCATTATATCATTAATTTCATTTTCTTGTAAAGTCTTATTCGCTTGAATTATAAATCTAATTGTTAAAGAATTGTTATCACCTAAGTCATATATATCTATTGGATAAAATTCTCTCAGTTCTTTAATATTTAAATTATCAATAATTTTTTTAACTTCTAAATAACTTATATTCTTATCTACTACTAAGCTTAAATCTCTTGTTACTTTTGGAAATTTTATAATATCTTTTGCTTCTTTTTTCTCTTTACTTAAAATATCTAAGTTGATTTCTGCAAAATAAGTATCATCAATATCAAAATCTTTTGCAATTTTTGGATGAAGTTTTGCTACTACTCCAATATTTTTTCCATCTTTTATAATTTTAGCATTTTGATATGGATGGGCAATTGGATGATAATCATTTTCAACTAATTCAAAATCTCCAACTACTTGTGATAATTTATCAACAATAAATTTAAAATCTACTTTATTTGGCTTTCCATGATTTTTTGGATTTTCATAATCAGCAAAACCATTTACTACAAAAGCAATTTTTCTAAATTCTTCTCTTTTTTTATTATAAACACTTCCTTGACTAAAAAGATAGATTCTTTTATATCCATTTGCTTTATTAAATTTAATATCATCTAAAAGTTGTAATAATAAAGTAGTCCTTAGAGTGTTTAATTCATTTGCAATTGGATTTAATAAATCTAAATTATCATCTAATACCTCAAATCCATATTTTTTAAGTCTTTCTTTATTATCAAATACAAAATGAATAGCTTCATAAAAACCATTGCTCACAGATTTTAGTTTTATTTCTCTTATAAAATCAATATTTTTAATAGTTTTATTTGTTCTATCTTTTTCAACAAACTCTAATGGTCTGTTTGGAATTTTATCTATTCCATAAACTCTCAAAACTTCTTCTGCAATATCTTGGATATTTTCAATATCACTTCTAAATGAAGGAATTTTTACTTTAATATTTTCATCATCTATATTTACAATTTCAAAACTTAATTTTTTAAGAATTTCTACAATCTCTTTTTCCTCAATCTCAAAACCAATAATTTCATTAATTTCTTCAATATTAACATTAATAATTTTTTCTTTTAATTCAATTTGTAAATCAATATCTCCACTAAAAAGTGGAAGATTTATTTCATTTAAAAAATAGTTTGCTCCAAATTTTAAATTAGTATCACTTCCTCTACTTGCTCTATAAAAATATTCATCTGTTTTTAAATTATTTAAAAATACAACCTCACTTACATATTTTGGGTCAATATAATTTGCATTAATTATATATTTTTTATTTTCTTCAATATTTATTTCATTTCTAATTCCAACTAAATATTTACCATAACATTTAAAAATATCTATACCATTTTCATTTTCTAATTCAATCTCTCCTATATTTCCACCAACTAATAAAACTCCTGTTGCATGCATTGCATATTTAACATAAGAATCAAACACATCTTTACTTTCAACTTCTACTAATGCAAGTCTATAATCTATTTTTAATTTTCTATTTATTTTACCTTCAAATGCTCTAATATAATGAGAAGATTTTTTAGCCTCATTTTTTATTATATTTACAACTCTACCAATTCCTTCTGGCATCTCTTCAAAAGAAAAGTCAAAATTTTTTAAATCTCTATTTAATCCAGCACTAAGTTCTCTTGCTATACCTTTAATAGAAAAACAATCTCCTCTATTTGCAGTAATTCCAAGTTCAATTATTTCATCATTTAAATATTTACCTGCATATTCTCCTATTTTTAACTTACCAAGAGAATTATCTAAAACTAAAATTCCCTCATGAAAATCAGGAAGCCCAATCTCTCTTGCTGCACATATCATTCCAAAACTATCAATTCCTCTAAGTTTTGCTTTTTTTATCTTAAAATTTCCTGGTAAAATTGCACCAACTTTTGCTACAACTACAAACTGACCAGCCGCTACATTACTTGCTCCACATACAATTTGTAAAACTTCATCTCCAACATTTACTTTACATAAATTAAGTTTATCCGCATTTGGATGTTTTTCACACTCAACAACTTCACCTATTACAACATTTTGAGGTATTTCAATTTTTTTATAACCTTCAACTTCTTGACCTATTCTATTTAATATATCAATAATTTCTTTTGTTGAAATACCATCTAAATCGATAAATTCTTCAAGCCATTTTCTTGTCACTATCATTTGAACTGCTCCATTAGTCTAATATCTCCCTCATACATACTTCTTAAGTCATTAATTTTATTTAAAAGCATTGCAAATCTCTCAACACCAAGCCCAAAAGCATATCCACTAACATTTTCATACCCAACAGCCCTAAATACATTAGGATCAACTACCCCACATCCTAAAACTTCAAGCCATCCTGTTTGAGAACAAACTCTACATCCTTTACCTTCACAAAAGATACAGCTAATATCAACCTCAGCACTAGGTTCGGTAAATGGGAAAAATGAAGGTCTAAATCTAACTTTAACATCTCCAAACATATGGACTAAAAAACTCTCTAAAATAAATTTTAAATTCGCAAAACTAACTTTTCCTTTTTCATCAACAACAAGTCCTTCTACTTGATGAAACATAGGAGTATGAGTTAAATCATAATCTCTTCTAAATACAGCACCTGGACTTATCATTCTAATTGGTGGTTTTTGAGAAAGCATTGTGCGAATTTGAACAGGTGAAGTATGAGTCCTAAGTAAGTTTCCATCTTTAAAATAAAAGGTATCTTGCATATCTCTTGCTGGATGATATTTTGGAAGATTAAGAGCCTCAAAATTATGAAAATCGTCTTCTACTAATGGACCTTCTTCTACTGAAAAGTTCATTCTAACAAAAAAATCTATTATTTTATTCATTGTATCAGTTATCGGATGAATTGCACCAGTTGATTTTGGATTAAAAAGTGTAACATCAATTTTTTCAAGCTTTAATTTCTCTTCAAGAAGTTTTTCTTCAAGTTCTTGCTTTTTTTTAGCAATTAATTCAATTGCTTTTTCTTTTAATTCATTAAGTTCTTTTGCAACTTTTTTCTTTTCCTCAGGAGCAATATTTTTAAGTTCTTTAAATTTTTGAGTGATTATTCCATTTTTACCAAGAAGTTTAACTCTAATCTTTTCAAGCTCATCTAAACTTAGAGCATTTTTAATCTCACTTAAATCCACCAAGTCTCCTTAAAATTTTTGGATATAATACCAAAAAAAAAGGAGGCTTTCAATGGATTGTATTTTCTGTAAAATTGTAAAAGGTGAAATTCCAAGTAAAAAAGTTTTAGAAAATGATAAGTTTTTAGCTTTTTATGATATAAACCCAATTGCACCAATTCATGTATTAATAATCCCAAAAGAGCATTTTGAAAAATTTGATGAAACACCAGAAGATATTATGCCTGAAATGGCTAAATTTATTAAAGAAGTTGCAAAAGAGTTAAAAATCAGTGATTATAGATTAATAACTAACAATGGAAAAAATGCAGGACAAGAAGTATTTCATTTACATATTCATTTAGTAAGTAATCCCAATGGAAAATTAATTTGGCCAAAACTTGCAAAATAAGGAGATATATTGAGATATATTGGAGCTCATGTTAGTGCAGCGGGTGGAGTAGAAAATGCTGTTAAAAATGCAAAAGAGATTAATGCTAATGGCTTTGCTTTATTTACAAAAAACCAAAGACAATGGAATGCAAAACCACTTAACGAAAAATCTATAAAAAAATTTAAAGAGTTAATGGAGGAACATGGATTTAATGCTGATAGTGTTTTACCACATGATAGTTATTTAATAAATTTAGGTCATCCAGAAATTGAAAAAAGAGAAAAATCTCTTAATGCGTTTATAGATGAAGCAAGAAGAGTTGAAGAGTTAGGACTTAAATACCTTAATTTTCATCCAGGAAGTCATTTAAAAAAAATCAGTGAAGAAGAGTGTCTTAATTTAATTATTGAGAGTGTAAATTCTGCAATAAAAGAGACTGATAGTTGTATCTTCGTTCTTGAAACAACAGCAGGACAAGGAAGTAATCTTGGATATAAGTTTGAGCATTTAGCGTATATTATTGATGGAGTTGAAGATAAAGAAAGAATTGGAGTATGTATTGATACAGCTCATATTTTTGCAGCTGGATATGATATTCGCTCAAAAGAAGCTTATGATAAAACAATGCAAGAATTTGATGAAATTATTGGATTTAAGTATTTAAAAGGAATGCATATAAATGATTCAAAAGCCAAATTTGCAAGTCGAGTTGATAGACACCACTCTCTTGGAAAAGGAGAGATTGGACTTGATGCCTTTAAATTCATAATGCAAGATAAAAGAATTGATAATATCCCTTTAATACTTGAAACAATCGAACCAGAAATTTGGGAAGAAGAAATAAAATTACTTAGAAGTTTTGAAATTTAAATGTCATTATTTGATTATAAAATTATATTTTAAAAAGGCAACAGATGTATAAATATTTACATATATATGAATCACCAAAACTTAGTGGAAGTGTAAAAATAAGTGGAGCTAAAAATGCAGCACTTCCTCTTATTGCTTCGACAATTATCTCAAATTCTACTTCAAAAATTAAAAATGTCCCTAATGTTGCTGATGTTAAAACTTTGCTAAAACTTCTTAATAATTTAGGAGCTGAATATAGTTTTAATAATAACGAATTAGAAATTAATACAAAAAAAATAAATAAAACTACTGCTATTTATGAAATTGTAAAAACAATGAGAGCATCTATTTTAGTTTTAGGACCTCTTCTTGCAAGATTTGG
This Caminibacter mediatlanticus TB-2 DNA region includes the following protein-coding sequences:
- the pheS gene encoding phenylalanine--tRNA ligase subunit alpha, with translation MDLSEIKNALSLDELEKIRVKLLGKNGIITQKFKELKNIAPEEKKKVAKELNELKEKAIELIAKKKQELEEKLLEEKLKLEKIDVTLFNPKSTGAIHPITDTMNKIIDFFVRMNFSVEEGPLVEDDFHNFEALNLPKYHPARDMQDTFYFKDGNLLRTHTSPVQIRTMLSQKPPIRMISPGAVFRRDYDLTHTPMFHQVEGLVVDEKGKVSFANLKFILESFLVHMFGDVKVRFRPSFFPFTEPSAEVDISCIFCEGKGCRVCSQTGWLEVLGCGVVDPNVFRAVGYENVSGYAFGLGVERFAMLLNKINDLRSMYEGDIRLMEQFK
- the serA gene encoding phosphoglycerate dehydrogenase, producing the protein MKAVICDPIHPAGVEILKKAKDIEVVDASKTPKDELLKIIEDADGVITRSPTPVDEKFLSHAKKLKAIVRAGVGVDNVDIEACSKRGIIVMNIPTANTLAAVELTMAHLLTAARSFTNAVWNLKKEHEWNREKWLGIELAGKKLGIIGFGNIGSRVGIRAKALEMDVIAYDPYIDPSKATDLGCKYTTDFDEILKCDFITIHTPKTPETINMITKKEIEKMKDGVVLINCARGGLYNENDVYEGLKSGKIRWLGIDVFEKEPVTEHPFFELENTSVTPHIGANTKESQQRIAIQAAEAIIEALRGSSYPNALNLPINTANTPEWVIKYLELAQKMSYLLSQIIKKPIKKVKVSLSGDISNEEKSVLTFSLVGLLKNITDNVNYVNALVLAEEKGIETEVKKEKNETYKNLVQIKVLTDEGEYSISGTMLENHPRVVEFKGFDLEFEPKGKMIFFKNTDVPGVIGEVGMTLAKHNINIADFRLGRNKECQAMAVIIVDNDVNEEVLNELKKLKAALSVAYAEI
- the ytpR gene encoding YtpR family tRNA-binding protein, encoding MIVTRKWLEEFIDLDGISTKEIIDILNRIGQEVEGYKKIEIPQNVVIGEVVECEKHPNADKLNLCKVNVGDEVLQIVCGASNVAAGQFVVVAKVGAILPGNFKIKKAKLRGIDSFGMICAAREIGLPDFHEGILVLDNSLGKLKIGEYAGKYLNDEIIELGITANRGDCFSIKGIARELSAGLNRDLKNFDFSFEEMPEGIGRVVNIIKNEAKKSSHYIRAFEGKINRKLKIDYRLALVEVESKDVFDSYVKYAMHATGVLLVGGNIGEIELENENGIDIFKCYGKYLVGIRNEINIEENKKYIINANYIDPKYVSEVVFLNNLKTDEYFYRASRGSDTNLKFGANYFLNEINLPLFSGDIDLQIELKEKIINVNIEEINEIIGFEIEEKEIVEILKKLSFEIVNIDDENIKVKIPSFRSDIENIQDIAEEVLRVYGIDKIPNRPLEFVEKDRTNKTIKNIDFIREIKLKSVSNGFYEAIHFVFDNKERLKKYGFEVLDDNLDLLNPIANELNTLRTTLLLQLLDDIKFNKANGYKRIYLFSQGSVYNKKREEFRKIAFVVNGFADYENPKNHGKPNKVDFKFIVDKLSQVVGDFELVENDYHPIAHPYQNAKIIKDGKNIGVVAKLHPKIAKDFDIDDTYFAEINLDILSKEKKEAKDIIKFPKVTRDLSLVVDKNISYLEVKKIIDNLNIKELREFYPIDIYDLGDNNSLTIRFIIQANKTLQENEINDIMEKILKSLAEKGIKLR
- a CDS encoding S1 RNA-binding domain-containing protein, which translates into the protein MNNLKIGDVVEFQIDKIIKGGFVGRKDGVEFFLPKSLSGLKEDESVVGKTIKAKVKEFKQNSVVVDRKAYLNDVKKEIENLKDKIVNAKVVKVKPSGLVIDINGISGFVPRDEIFYRKIDHKKYFDEGDEIEVILIDPDRRVFSIKKVLPNPWEEVKDLNPGDRIKVTVSHITDYGAFVDLGNGVEGFLHISEINWDGKNDLTLGEEIEVEIVEINPEEEKLRVTRKNLLTKPAEEFAKKYKVGDIVVGIITKFINVGAFVEVDGISVLMPNKFASFKKGEKASDIFEIGDKMEFKVITISPEENKVIVSRKDALPDPYEAFAKNNNIGDEVKGKVKYITDFGMFIDLGDIEALVRKEDYNNEYKIGDEFVGKIIEMNGNKIKLSE
- the aroA gene encoding 3-phosphoshikimate 1-carboxyvinyltransferase; amino-acid sequence: MILEVFSGKQFNEEFLVDADKSISHRCAIFSLLTNGENIIKNYLRAEDTLNSLEIAKKLGAKIEDNGDVIKIIAPKKIKEADDVLYCGNSGTTIRIYSGLLAGVDGFFVLTGDEYLRRRPMKRISAPLISIGAKIDGRENANLAPLSIRGGKLKSFKYESKIASAQVKSAMILAALNTNDISTYIEPFLSRDHTERMLKGMGADIECKMENGKWRVNIAPLKEKLNPLNITVPNDPSSAFFFAVAAAITNSTAIIKNVTLNQTRIEAYKVLEKMGATIEYILKEDKYEPIGDIVVKGNQLQAVEVSNNIPWLIDELPALAMAMAVAHGKSIVRGAKELRVKESDRIKAVVENLKKCGVEAKEFEDGYEIIGGDVKSALIDSFGDHRIAMSFAILGILSGMKIQQAECINTSFPNFFKLLSKVAKYRIMDVD
- a CDS encoding histidine triad nucleotide-binding protein, with the protein product MDCIFCKIVKGEIPSKKVLENDKFLAFYDINPIAPIHVLIIPKEHFEKFDETPEDIMPEMAKFIKEVAKELKISDYRLITNNGKNAGQEVFHLHIHLVSNPNGKLIWPKLAK
- the nfo gene encoding deoxyribonuclease IV, with protein sequence MRYIGAHVSAAGGVENAVKNAKEINANGFALFTKNQRQWNAKPLNEKSIKKFKELMEEHGFNADSVLPHDSYLINLGHPEIEKREKSLNAFIDEARRVEELGLKYLNFHPGSHLKKISEEECLNLIIESVNSAIKETDSCIFVLETTAGQGSNLGYKFEHLAYIIDGVEDKERIGVCIDTAHIFAAGYDIRSKEAYDKTMQEFDEIIGFKYLKGMHINDSKAKFASRVDRHHSLGKGEIGLDAFKFIMQDKRIDNIPLILETIEPEIWEEEIKLLRSFEI
- a CDS encoding 4-hydroxy-3-methylbut-2-enyl diphosphate reductase — translated: MLIKKAKSYGFCFGVKRAVEIAESSKNAVTLGPLIHNPLEIERLAKNYNVKFVDSLENIDKNIKRVIVRTHGIPKNNLEKLKEKNVEIIDATCPFVKKPQEIVEEMSRSGYDIVIFGDKNHPEIKGVMSYSVHNRVYVVLSPNELENIRLHEKIAVVAQTTRKIEDYLKITNYLIKNYKEVRVFNTICNATFENQDAVRELSQEADIMIIIGGKNSSNTKQLYNIAKENCESYLVEDESEINKNWFKNKRICGISAGASTPEWLVEKIISKIKEVT